The Populus alba chromosome 6, ASM523922v2, whole genome shotgun sequence genome contains a region encoding:
- the LOC118052913 gene encoding large ribosomal subunit protein eL27: MVKFLKPNKAVIVLQGRYAGRKAVIVKHFDDGTRDRPYGHCLVAGIKKYPSKVIKKDSAKKTAKKSRVKCFVKVVNYQHLMPTRYTLDVDLKDLVTPDCLATKDKKVVACKETKTKFEERFKTGKNRWFFTKLRF; the protein is encoded by the coding sequence ATGGTGAAGTTTCTCAAACCCAACAAGGCCGTCATAGTCCTCCAAGGCCGATATGCTGGTCGCAAGGCAGTGATCGTCAAACACTTTGATGATGGAACCAGAGACCGCCCCTATGGTCATTGCTTGGTCGCAGGGATCAAGAAGTACCCAAGCAAGGTTATAAAGAAAGACTCGGCCAAGAAAACAGCAAAGAAATCGAGGGTCAAGTGTTTCGTTAAGGTTGTTAACTATCAGCACCTGATGCCTACTAGGTATACTTTGGATGTGGATTTGAAGGACCTTGTTACTCCTGATTGCCTGGCAACTAAGGATAAGAAAGTCGTGGCTTGTAAGGAAACAAAGACAAAGTTCGAGGAGAGGTTCAAGACTGGGAAGAACCGTTGGTTTTTCACCAAGCTGAGGTTTTGA